Below is a genomic region from Pyrococcus kukulkanii.
TGGTTTGCATTGCTACTCCTTATCTTTGGAATATTCTTCCCGGCTACAGCTCCTTCCCACCTTCCGGATTATGTAGATAAGAAGGGGACGAGACCTAGCACGCTAATTGATGCTGGAGCTGTGGTGTGTCTTTTCTCCGATTTTGAATACTTTGTTAAGGAACTAAAAAAGCTTGAGAGCTATCATGTAAGCTCTCAAGGTAATTTTGTCTTTGGAGATGTATACACCAAAAACCCGGAGGAGCTAAAACGACTTAGGGGATGTATGGTTTACTTCACTAAGCCTGGGATTGAGGAATATATAGAATTCCTGGATGAAATTGGAAGTTGCAAAAACTGTTCTCTCCCTGAGAACTTCGCGTATGTACTCCGGCTATATGCCTTCCCCAGGGAAATCCCGGTTAAGGATCTCACTTTGGCCTACACGATAATTTGGGCTCTTTCCTTAGGGTTGGTTGGCTTGTCCACGAAGTTTAATAGAAAGATGATTGTGGTGTTTGCAATTCTCTTCTTGATATCAATGCACTTTCTCTATCCCTATTGGAAAGTTAGGGTTGGATACGAAAAGGAGAAAGAGTTAATTGACACGCTTATCTCCCTTGGGGGGAGGGGTGAAGTTCACAGGACTTGCGACGTAATTTATGGTAATGTGATCCTTACGGAAGAAAATTACAGGGTATTGCTGTCTCTCATGAACTCTTCCATTGTGAACTTCACGGTAATGGGCGAGCCCTATGGCTCAATAACGATTGAAGGGGTCATCAAGAACGAGGATATTAACAGATTAAAGAGTCTTAGAGGCAACTTCAATTTTGACAAACCTGGATGTGAAAAGGGTGATTACACCGGGAAGATCAAACTTCTGGAAGAACACTTACAAGAAGTTCCTGGGTGTTGCAAGTACTACTACCTAAGTTACCTTAACTCCCTTAAGTCATTCCAAGCCGAGAAAGAAGCTTGCGAAAAATTATGTGGGAATTACACTTACGTGTGGCTATTTATCAGTCCAAGGATGTACTATTGGCCTGAGATGTGGCGGGATACTGCCAGGGATTCGTTCATCCTTGGAGCGGTGGTTCTCTCACTGACGCTATTGATTAGGAGAAAGTTATAAAGAAGCTATATACCGGAATAAAGTAGGTGGTGTCATGAAGGCGGTTCTCGCCTTGGACGAGGGGACGACCTCCGCTAGGGCTATTCTGTTTGACAAAGAGAGTAATGTGCTAGGCATTGGACAGTTCGAGTTCCCTCAATACTATCCAAGGCCTGGTTGGGTCGAGCATAACCCTGAGGAAATATGGGAGGCGCAGGTAAAAGCAATAAAGGTTGCGATTGAGAAAGCCAAGCTTTCTCCCAATGATATAGTTGCGATAGGAATCACTAATCAAAGGGAAACCACGATAATCTGGGATAAGAATGGGAAGCCTGTTTATAATGCTATAGTTTGGCAGTGTAGAAGGACAGCTGAAATGATCGAGGAAATAAAGAGAGAATACGGGGATGTAATAAGGGAGAAAACAGGCCTCGTTCCAGATGCTTATTTCTCGGCTAGTAAAATTAAGTGGTTACTCGACAATGTTCCTGGGTTAAGAGAAAAGGCAGAAAGGGGAGAAGTATACTTTGGAACTGTTGATACATTCCTTATCTATAGGCTTACGGGCGAGCACGTAACGGATTATTCAAACGCTTCAAGAACTATGCTCTTTAACATTAGGAAGCTTGAGTGGGATGAAGACCTTTTAGAAATTTTTGATATTCCTCTAGACATTTTGCCTGAAGTCCGAAATTCTAGTGAGATTTATGGTTATACAAAGATTTTAGGGCGTGAAATTCCAGTCAGTGGAGACGCTGGAGATCAGCAGGCAGCTCTGTTTGGACAGGCTGGATTTGAGACGGGAATAGTGAAAGCTACTTACGGGACTGGAAACTTCATCTTAGTTAATACCGGAAAGACTGTTCGCTACTCTAAGAATCTGCTCACAACTATAGCCTGGGGTATCAATGGAAAGATAACCTATGCTCTTGAGGGGAGCATTTTTGTGACAGGTGCAGCTGTTCAATGGCTTCGTGATGGAATAAAGATTATAAAACACGTTGCCGAGACAGAGGAGCTTGCAAGAAAGCTTGAAAGCAATGAGGGGGTTTACTTCGTGCCTGCGTTTGTTGGACTTGGAGCTCCATACTGGGATCAGTTTGCACGTGGTCTGATAATTGGCATAACCCGCGGAACGGGAAGGGAGCACCTTGCCAGAGCGACGCTCGAAGCTATAGCGTATCTAACACGTGATGTCATAGAAGAAATGGAGAAACTTGTTGGAATAAAGGAGCTTCGTGTCGATGGTGGAGCGACAGCAAATGACTTCTTAATGCAATTCCAGGCTGACATTCTCAACAGGCGCGTTGTAAGACCAGTTGTTAAAGAGACAACAGCCTTAGGTGCAGCATACTTGGCGGGATTAGCGGTTGATTACTGGGAGAGTCTTGATGAAATAAGAGCTCTCTGGAAGGCTGAAAGAGTTTTTGAACCAGAAATGGATGAAGAAACAAGGGAAAGATTATATAAAGGGTGGAAAGAAGCCGTAAGAAGGGCAATGGAGTGGGCAAAAATAGTGGGAAGTTAATGTAATCCTTTAAAATAAATGAACACATATGTTCATCTAGGCCACGTTCTTTTATGTTCTTTCTTTTAATGTCCAAAGAAGTTCTTTCCTTGCCTTTTTGCCAGACTGGAGGTTAAAGAAACCTTTAAAACATCTAACGCCGACGTAGATGTCAAAATTGAGGTGGAAATTATGAAAATAAGGGTAGCAATAATAGGGGCTGGTATCACTGGAGCGAGCATTGCTAGGGTTCTAAGCAAATATGAGAACCTCGAGGTTCATCTAATTGACAAGAATCCAGATGTGGGCTGGGGTGTAAGTAAGGCCAACACTGCAATAATCCATGGAGGCTATGATGATGACCCTGACAAATACCCAATGAGGGCCAAGCTCTGCATTAGAGGGAATAGGCTTTGGCACCAGTGGGTTAAAGAGCTTGAGATCCCTCATGTCTGGAATGGGGCATTGATAGTTGCCTTAAAGGATGAAGATTTCAAGGAGCTAGAAGTTCTCTTGGAGAGGGGAATTAGAAATGGAGTTCCGGAGATGAGGATCGTCGACAGGGATGAGCTCTTTAGGCTTGAGCCTGGATTAACTAGGGAGGCCCTTGGTGCTTTATGGGTTCCAATAGTTGGACAGATAGGTCCAATTCCCGCTGTAATAGCGATCGTGGAGAATGCTGTAGCTAACGGGGTTAAGACTCATTTGGAAACTGAAGTTAGGGGAATAAAGGTTGAGAATGGGGAGGTTAAGGGTGTAGAGACTAATAGTGGCTTCATAGAGGCTGACATAATAATCAATGCCGCCGGCCTTTACGCTGATGAAATTTCGAGGATGGCTGGCATAGACTACTTTGAAATTCATCCCAGGAAAGGTGAATATTGGATATTTGATGAGGGAATTCCTGGGCCGAAAAGGGTTCTCTTCCCTACACCAACACCAATAAGCAAGGGAATAGTCGTTACGACTGAGATTTCTGGGCACTTGATGATAGGGCCGAATGCTCAGGATCTACCTCCTGAAGAGAAGGAGAATACTGCAACGACGAGGGAGGGGCTTGAAGAGGTCTGGGAGGGAGCTAAAAAGCTCTGGCCTCAGCTGCCTCCTAGAAGCAAGGTAATAAGAACATTTGCCGGCTTAAGACCAGAGCCCACAGGTGGAGATTTCATAATAAAGGCTGAAGAGGAAGTTTGGGGCTTCATAAATGTTGCAGGAATCCGCTCTCCTGGCCTAACGAGCGCCCCGGCAATAGCTTACGAGGTTGCTGAGATAATTCAGAGGGATCTTGGGATTGAGTTAGTTGAGAAGAAAAAGTGGAACCCCTACAGAAGGGAGATTACCCACTTCTTCGCCCTAAGCTATGATAAGGTGAACGAGCTAGTGAAGAAGAATCCTGCCTATGGAAAGATAGTCTGCAGGTGTAACAAGGTCAGCGAAGGAGACATCCTTGAGGCCATAGAGAGGATGAAGTTCATAGGGGTCAAGACTCCAAGTATAGATTCAGTAAAGTTTAGGACGAAGGCTGCAACTGGAACCTGTCAGGGTTCCTTCTGTAGGCCCAGGATAATCCAGATACTTGCCAGAGAGTATGGGGTTCCTCCATGGGAAGTTACGCTAAAAGGTAAGGGGAGTGAAATAGGAATTGGGGATGTTAAGGTTCTCGTGAGGGGTGAGTAAAGTGTATGACGTTGTTGTTGTCGGGGGAGGCCCCGCTGGAATGGCCGCTGCAATAAGGGCGAAGGAGCTTGGGTTGAAGGTTCTTCTCCTCGATGACAATGATTATCTTGGTGGGATACTTCCCCAGTGTATTCATCCTGGCTTTGGAATTCACTACTTCAAAGAAGAACTTACAGGTCCTGAATTCGCCTACAGGCTAATGAATAAGCTGGATGGGGTTGAAGTAAAGACATCCGCAAGAGTCCTTGAAATAATAAACTATTCTGACTTAGAGAAGTTCGTAGTCTTTACATCCCCGCAGGGAGTCCAAAAAGTTCCAACGAAAACGATAATCTACGCTGCAGGAGCTAGGGAGAGGCATGCTTTTGAAATAGGGATCGTTGGGGACAGGGTTGCTGGGATTTACACGGCTGGAGAGGCTCAAACTTTAATGGACATTTATGGAATAATGCCAGGTAAGGAGATAGTGATAGTAGGTTCTGGCGATGTCGGGTTGATAATGGCGAGGAGGTTCTCGCTAGAGGGGGCGAAGGTAAAGGCCGTTATAGAGCTAATGCCTTATCCCGGGGGCTTGGCTAGGAATATAATGATATTGAAGGATTTCAACATACCTTTGTATTTGAGCCATAAAGTCGTTGAAGTCAGGGGAAAGGGTAGGGTCGAGAAAATTAAGGTAGTCAAGGTCGATGAAAACCTAAGGGAAATTCCGGGAACGGAGTTTTGGATAGAGGCAGATACATTGGTAATCTCTGCTGGGTTAATACCGAACGTCAAGCTTCTAACTGAAATTGGGGTTGTAATCGATCCTTCAACTGGCGGGCCTATCGTTAATGATAGGCTAGAAACTTCAGTTCCTGGTATCTTCGTGGCTGGAAATGCTCTCCTAATAAACGATCTAGTGGATTACGTTGCGGAACAAGGTGAGTTGGCCGCTGAAGGTGCTAGGGAGTTTATAGAGAACGGAGGAATCCCGAGTAGGAGATGGATAAGACTGGTAAAGGGAGAGAACGTTAGGTTGCTTGCTCCTCATTACCTAAGCGGTGAGAGGGATGTATGGATATATGCCAGAGTAAGGAGGCCTATGGAGGATGTGGTAGTTGAGTTCCCTGAAATAGGCAAAAAGATCAAGCTTCCAGTAGTAAAACCCGCAGAGATGCTTAGAATTAAGCTAAAGGCTGAGGAGATATCGAAGGCCGAAGATAAGATAACTATGAGGGTGGTAAAGCATGGGTAAGGTCTACCGCTTCACGTGTATAGTCTGCCCCCTAAGTTGCACGATTGAAGTTGAAGTCGAAAACGGTAAGGTCAAGGATGTAAAAGGCTATACCTGCCCCAGGGGAAAGGAATGGGCCATTAAAGAGGTCACGAACCCTAGGAGGGTTGTGATGAGCGTTATTCCTGTAGAAGGAGGAAAGTTACCGACGGTTAGCGTTAAAACCGAGAAACCAGTGCCAAAGGATAAGATCCCCGAGCTCATGAAGTTCTTGGCGGGAATTAAGGTGAAGCCTCCGGTTAAGGTTGGTGATGTGATTGCGGAATTTGAAGGAGTAAGGATAGTAGCCACGAGGGATGCTTAAACTTTATAAAGCCTACTCCCCCTACACCCTTCAGCTCACGATTATGAGGTGATGCTCATGAGCGGCACCAAAAAGGTAGGTTCAGCTGGAAGGTTTGGGGCTAGGTACGGTCTTAAGATCAGGAGAAGAGTTGCGGCAGTAGAGGCAAAGATGAGACAGAAGCATGTCTGCCCAGTCTGTGGAAGAAGGGCAGTGAAGAGGATTAGCACTGGAATATGGCAGTGCCAGAAGTGCGGAGCTATCTTTGCCGGAGGAGCTTACCTCCCAGTTACTCCGGCTGGTAAGGTCGCTAAGAGGGTAACAGAGTGATGCCTCATGGTTGAGGCCATATACAGGTGCGCCAAGTGTGGTAGGGAGGTAAAGCTTGATCTCTCGATTACTAGAGATCTCCGTTGCCCCTACTGCGGTAGCAAGATACTTTACAAGCCAAGGCCCAAGGTTCCGAGAAGGGTAAAGGCCATCTAGCTAAGCTTTTTAACTTCTTCTCTTTAACTTCGAAGGGATAGCTATGATGCTCATTACGACATCCCATAGACCTACAAGAAGAACTAGGAGCTTTGGTCATGACTTGGAGAAAGTTTTCCCTAATTCTCTATATATGACTAGGGGGAAGAAGACCATTCAGGAGCTTTTAATGGAGGCTTACGATAGGGGTTATGAAAGGTTACTAATTCTCAATGTTTGGAAGGGCAATCCCCTGAAGATGACATTCATTAAGGTTGACCCTAAGGACTGGGGCTATCTAGGCTACTTGTACCTCCATGGCATAAAGCTTCAGAGGGAGATGGGATTTAAGGGGCTTAATCCGATAAGGGAGGATATGCCTCTTATCGTTACAACGGCCAAAAGAGTGGGTTTGGATCACTTGGCTTTTGCCCAGGTTTTCGCTGAGCTCACAACTGGAAAGTTCGTCCCCAGGGGAGATAAAAGCTTAACCTCGATAGCCGACCGCTACAACACGGATGTTCTGGCCGTTATAGAACGACACCCAAGGGGCATGTCGATAAACTTCTATAGGCTTGACGTTACGAAGGAAAGGCCAGTCGGCCCTTTAATCAACGTTAAGATATGGATAATGGAGGACGGGAGAAGGTGGGACTATAAGGAGGCCTTGAGAATTAAAGTTCCTAGGAGGAGGGAAGGTGAAGGCAAAGAAGGTAAGAGGGAGAATAGTGATTGAGTTTCCTTCTGAAGACATAGCTAAAGTAGTTTATGAGGCCGTCCTTTACGAGCATTTGAGCGTTCCCTACAGGAGGAGCGAGATAAAGTTTAAGCTGGAGGGGAAGAAGATAATTATCGATATAAAAGCCACCGATTCTTCTGCCATGCGTGGAACTGTAAACTCCTACTTAAGGTGGATTAAGGTTGCTATGGATGCCATAGACCTTTGATCCAACTAGGTTCTCTCAATGTGTAATTTCTCGCCTATGGCATGGCATCGGCATAAAACTAAAAAAGCTTTTAACAGTTGGGAAAAGCTTTATAACCCTACCTTTTAAGTAAACCCGAGCAAGCTCATCGAGGGTGGTGGAAATGGGTAGGAGAGAGGAAATGATCGCAAAAATTAAGGAACTCATGCTCCAGCCCGAAAGGATTAGAAATATCGGTATAGCCGCTCACATTGACCATGGTAAAACCACACTGAGCGATAACCTCTTGGCTGGAGCTGGAATGATCAGTGAGGAGCTCGCAGGAAAGCAGCTCGTCCTTGACTTCGACGAACAGGAGCAGGCGAGAGGTATTACCATTAACGCAGCAAACGTTTCGATGGTTCACAACTACGAGGGGAAGGACTACCTGATTAACCTCATTGACACCCCAGGACACGTTGATTTCGGTGGTGACGTTACTAGAGCAATGAGGGCCATCGACGGAGTTATCATCGTGGTTGATGCAGTTGAGGGAGTCATGCCTCAGACTGAAACTGTCGTCAGGCAGGCATTAAGGGAGTACGTTAAGCCCGTCCTATTCATCAACAAGGTTGACAGGCTTATTAGGGAGCTTAAGCTCACTCCACAGCAAATGATGGAAAGGTTTTCGAAGATAATCATGGACGTTAACAGGCTCATCCAGAGGTATGCACCTGAGGAGTACAAGAAGAAGTGGATGGTTAGGGTTGAGGACGGTAGCGTTGCCTTTGGTTCAGCATACTACAACTGGGCGCTGAGCGTTCCGTTCATGCAGAGGACCGGTGTTAAGTTCAACGAGATAATTGACCTCACACTCAAGGGCGACAACAAGACCTTAAGGCAGAAGGCTCCGCTCCACGTTGTTGTCCTCGACATGGTCGTCAGGCACCTGCCAAATCCGATTGAGGCCCAGAAGTACAGAATTCCACACCTTTGGCAGGGAGACATTAACAGTGATATCGGACAGGCGATGCTCAACTGTGATCCAAAGGGTAAGATGGTTATGGTCGTTACCAAAATCATCATCGACAAGCACGCTGGAGAGGTTGCAACTGGTAGAGTCTGGAGCGGAACCGTGAAGAGTGGTATGGAGGTTTACCTAATCAATAGCAAGAGGAAGGCAAGGATCCAGCAGGTCGGTATCTACATGGGTCCAGAGAGGATAAACATGGATGCAGTTCCTGCAGGAAACATCGTAGCGGTTACCGGTTTGAGGGATGCTATGGCTGGTGAGACTGTAGCTCAGGAACAGATCGAGCCGTTTGAGGCCCTCCACTATGTTAGTGAGCCTGTAGTTACCGTTGCAATTGAGGCTAAGAACGTTAAGGATCTTCCGAGGCTCATTGAAGCCCTAAGGCAGTTAGCTAAGGAAGACCCAACACTCCACGTTAAGATTGACGAAGAGACCGGTCAGCACCTCCTCAGCGGTATGGGTGAGCTACACCTTGAGGTTAAGCTCCACAAGCTCAAGAGGGACTGGGGAATTGACATAGAGGTTTCAGAGCCAATAGTCGTTTACAGGGAGAGCATAACCAAACCAAGTCCAATGGTTGAGGGTAAGTCACCTAACAAGCACAACAGGTTCTACATAGTGGTTGAACCAATGCCTGACGAGATCTACAATGCAATCAAGGAGGGAATAATTCCAGAGGGTAGGATCAAGAATCCAAAGGAAGTTGCCAAGAAGTTGGCCGAGCTTGGTATGGATTATGAGATCGCGAGGGGTATCGTTGATGTTTACAACGGTAACATGTTCCTCGACAACACCAAGGGTATCCAGTATCTCAACGAGGTAATGGATCTCCTAATCGATGGATTCCACCAGGCCATGGATGAGGGTCCACTCGCTAGGGAGCCAGTAATGAAGGTCATCGTTAGGCTGCTCGATGCCCAGGTGCACGAGGACAACGTCCACAGAGGCCCAGCCCAGATTTACCCGGCAATTAGAACTGCAATTCACTGTGCAATGATGAAGGCTGGTCCAGTCCTCTACGAGCCATACCAGAAGGTTATCATAAACATTCCCTATGAATACATGGGTGCCGTTAGCAGGGAGATCAGCCAGAGAAGGGGTCAGCTCGTCGACATGAGGCAGGAAGGAGAGGTCATGACGATAATCGCGGAGGCCCCAGTGGCTGAGATGTTCGGATTCGCTGGTGCAATAAGGAGCGCAACGAGCGGTAGAGCCTTGTGGAGCACTGAGCATGCCGGATTCAAGAAAGTGCCTAATGAATTAGCAATTCAGATCATAAGGCAGATCAGACAGAGGAAGGGCCTCAACCCAGAACCACCAACGGAGAAAGATGTTTGTCCAATGTTCTGATTTCTTCAAAAATCTTTTTAATTCCCTTGCCTCTTTCTTATCGGTGGTGGAATGTTAAAAGAGTTCTTTGAAAAATACTTTGTAAACCCGATAAAATACAACACCGGTTATAATCCTGTTAACACTCTTGTTTATGCAATAATCCTGGGAATAGCAACACTTATCGTGTACAAGGTTCTTAAGAGGATGAAGATAAAAATTGACAACGCGTTTTTCAGAGCTTTGATCCCCTACATGGTCTTTGGGGCATTCACAAGGGCCTTAACTGACGCTGGTGTTTATCCTAGGACTTACATAACCGTTTCTCCAGGAATATACTTCTTGGTGTTCTCGATAGCGTTCCCTGCTCTGATCATATGTAAAAAGTCCTTTAAGGACTGGAGAGGCGTGTTTCTTTGGTTTGGCTGGGGCCTAGTTATGGTGGATTTCGCGGCTATGGGGGCGAATCTTGAGAAGATGAACTTCAACTTTACCGTTTTGAAGTACTTCATTCCCTTCTTGATACTGGCCGAGCTTGCAGTTTACCTGATGACAAAGAAACTGTCGATAGTCAGGGAAAACTCTTACCTTTTCTATGTTCACTTCTACGATGCAACAACTACGTTCGTTGGAGTAGACTTTATGGGATACTGGGAGCAGCACGTCTTGCCTAGGCTTTTGATAGGTTTAACAGGGACTGCTGCCGTAATGTACGTTCTTAAGTTTACCGTTCTCTACTTGGCTCTTTGGATTATGAAGAAGCTTGAAGAGGAGGGTGAAGATAAAGAGTTATTAGACTTCATTAGAATGGTGATATTTATCCTGGGATTTGCCCCAGGAACGAGGAATTTGTTAAGAATGCTCTTGGGGGCTTAGCCATGGATGTGAAGTGGTGGAGAAAGGTTGCCCTTGACATAATCCACGAAGTTGAAACTAACGTTATGGCGCTGTTTGGTGATCCTAGGGCGTCTGAAACTATAGCAATAAGTCCTAGTGGTGATGAGACTAAGCTAATAGATAAGGTGGCCGAGGATTCCATACTTGCAAAGCTTAGGGGGTTGGGCGTTAACATAGTTAGTGAAGAAGTTGGCACTATAGATAAGGGAAGTAAGTATACGGTTCTTGTAGATCCTCTTGATGGATCCTATAATTTCATAGCTGGAATCCCCTTCTTTGCAGTAAGTGTGGCGGTATTTGAAGGTAAAGAACCTGTTTACGCCTTTATATACGAGCCCGTGATGGATAGGCTATTTGAAGGAATTCCTGGGGAAGGTGCATATCTAAATGGCAGAAAAATTAGGGTTAGGGAGCCTAGTGAAAAGTCAGCAATAAGCTTTTACACGAGAGGAAGGGGGATAGAACTTGTGAATAAGGTGAAGAGAACGAGAACTTTAGGGGCTATAGCCCTTGAACTTGCATACTTGGCCATGGGGGCATTGGATGGTGTTATAGACATAAGGAAATATGTGAGGCCAACTGACATAGCAGCTGGAGTTATAATAGCTAGGGAAGCGGGTGCATTAGTCAAAGATTCAGATGGTAGGGACATAGAAGTTTCGTTTAGTGCCACCGAGAAGCTTGACATAATAGCAGTTAACAGTGAAGAGCTCTTAAATACCATTCTCACAGAACTAAAGAAGTGATAGAATGTACCTGAAAAAGGAGTTACTGCAGCCAAGGTTGTATCAGGAGGTCATATACGCTAAGTGCAAGGAGAGAAACTGCCTAATAGTCCTCCCAACCGGGTTAGGTAAGACGATAATAGCCATGATGATCGCAGATTATAGGTTAAGTAAGTACGGTGGTAAAGTCTTAATGTTGGCCCCCACTAAGCCTCTCGTCCTTCAGCATGCTGAAACGTTCAGGAAGTTCTTTAATCTTCCCCAGGATAAGATAGTTGCCCTTACGGGTGAAAAAAGCCCAAGTGATAGGCAGAGGGCTTGGGCTAGGGCTAAGGTTATAGTAGCAACTCCTCAAACTATTGAAAATGATCTCCTCGTTGGTAGGATAAGTTTAGAGGATGTAGTTCTGTTGGTATTCGATGAAGCCCACAGGGCAGTGGGCAACTACGCCTATGTGTACATAGCTAAGGAGTACAGAGGGCAGGCAAAGAATCCCCTTGTTATAGGGCTAACGGCCTCTCCTGGGAGCACTCCTGAGAAAATTATAGAAGTCCTGAATAACCTGGGGATAGAGCATGTTGAGTACCGTTCGGAAAGCTCTCCCGATGTTAGGCCCTACGTCCAGGGGATAAAGTTTGAGTGGATGAGGGTTGAGCTTCCCGAACTGTACAAAGAAGTTAGGAAGCTGTTGAGGGAAATGCTTAAGGACGCCTTAAAACCCTTGGCTGAGGCTGCCCTCATAGATTCCTCTTCTCCCGATATACCTAAGAAAGAAATTTTGCGGGCTGGGCAGATAATAAACGAGGAGATGGCCAAAGGCAATCACGACATGAGGAAGTATCTCCTGTTCCATGCGATGGCCCTGAAGCTCCATCATGCTATAGAGCTGTTGGAAACTCAGGGTTTATCGGCCCTGAGGGCTTACCTAAAGAAGCTCTATGAGGAGGCAAGGTCAGGATCAACCAAAGCGAGCAAAGAACTATTTTCAGACAAGAGGATGAAGAAGGCAATAAGTTTGCTTGTCCAAGCTAGGGAGCTTGGGCTTGACCATCCAAAAATGGACAAGCTAAAGGAGCTAATAAAAGAACAGATCAAGGAAAAGCCAAATTCAAAGGTAATAGTATTTACGAACTATAGGGAAACTGCAAAGAAGCTTGTTGAAGAACTGAGTAAAGAAGGATTTAAGGTGAAGAGATTCGTCGGTCAGGCAAGTAAGGAAAACGATAGGGGAATGAGTCAAAGGGAGCAAAAGCTCGTTCTTGACGCCTTTGCAAGAGGAGAGTTCAACGTTTTAGTTGCGACGAGCGTGGGGGAGGAAGGATTGGATGTTCCAGAGGTTGACCTTGTGGTATTCTACGAGCCTGTTCCCTCCGCAATAAGGAGTATACAAAGGAGGGGAAGGACTGGAAGGCACAGGCCGGGTAGGGTTGTAATTCTTAT
It encodes:
- the glpK gene encoding glycerol kinase GlpK; protein product: MKAVLALDEGTTSARAILFDKESNVLGIGQFEFPQYYPRPGWVEHNPEEIWEAQVKAIKVAIEKAKLSPNDIVAIGITNQRETTIIWDKNGKPVYNAIVWQCRRTAEMIEEIKREYGDVIREKTGLVPDAYFSASKIKWLLDNVPGLREKAERGEVYFGTVDTFLIYRLTGEHVTDYSNASRTMLFNIRKLEWDEDLLEIFDIPLDILPEVRNSSEIYGYTKILGREIPVSGDAGDQQAALFGQAGFETGIVKATYGTGNFILVNTGKTVRYSKNLLTTIAWGINGKITYALEGSIFVTGAAVQWLRDGIKIIKHVAETEELARKLESNEGVYFVPAFVGLGAPYWDQFARGLIIGITRGTGREHLARATLEAIAYLTRDVIEEMEKLVGIKELRVDGGATANDFLMQFQADILNRRVVRPVVKETTALGAAYLAGLAVDYWESLDEIRALWKAERVFEPEMDEETRERLYKGWKEAVRRAMEWAKIVGS
- a CDS encoding NAD(P)/FAD-dependent oxidoreductase, translating into MKIRVAIIGAGITGASIARVLSKYENLEVHLIDKNPDVGWGVSKANTAIIHGGYDDDPDKYPMRAKLCIRGNRLWHQWVKELEIPHVWNGALIVALKDEDFKELEVLLERGIRNGVPEMRIVDRDELFRLEPGLTREALGALWVPIVGQIGPIPAVIAIVENAVANGVKTHLETEVRGIKVENGEVKGVETNSGFIEADIIINAAGLYADEISRMAGIDYFEIHPRKGEYWIFDEGIPGPKRVLFPTPTPISKGIVVTTEISGHLMIGPNAQDLPPEEKENTATTREGLEEVWEGAKKLWPQLPPRSKVIRTFAGLRPEPTGGDFIIKAEEEVWGFINVAGIRSPGLTSAPAIAYEVAEIIQRDLGIELVEKKKWNPYRREITHFFALSYDKVNELVKKNPAYGKIVCRCNKVSEGDILEAIERMKFIGVKTPSIDSVKFRTKAATGTCQGSFCRPRIIQILAREYGVPPWEVTLKGKGSEIGIGDVKVLVRGE
- a CDS encoding NAD(P)/FAD-dependent oxidoreductase, which translates into the protein MAAAIRAKELGLKVLLLDDNDYLGGILPQCIHPGFGIHYFKEELTGPEFAYRLMNKLDGVEVKTSARVLEIINYSDLEKFVVFTSPQGVQKVPTKTIIYAAGARERHAFEIGIVGDRVAGIYTAGEAQTLMDIYGIMPGKEIVIVGSGDVGLIMARRFSLEGAKVKAVIELMPYPGGLARNIMILKDFNIPLYLSHKVVEVRGKGRVEKIKVVKVDENLREIPGTEFWIEADTLVISAGLIPNVKLLTEIGVVIDPSTGGPIVNDRLETSVPGIFVAGNALLINDLVDYVAEQGELAAEGAREFIENGGIPSRRWIRLVKGENVRLLAPHYLSGERDVWIYARVRRPMEDVVVEFPEIGKKIKLPVVKPAEMLRIKLKAEEISKAEDKITMRVVKHG
- a CDS encoding DUF1667 domain-containing protein, yielding MGKVYRFTCIVCPLSCTIEVEVENGKVKDVKGYTCPRGKEWAIKEVTNPRRVVMSVIPVEGGKLPTVSVKTEKPVPKDKIPELMKFLAGIKVKPPVKVGDVIAEFEGVRIVATRDA
- a CDS encoding 50S ribosomal protein L37ae, whose product is MSGTKKVGSAGRFGARYGLKIRRRVAAVEAKMRQKHVCPVCGRRAVKRISTGIWQCQKCGAIFAGGAYLPVTPAGKVAKRVTE
- a CDS encoding DNA-directed RNA polymerase subunit P, whose protein sequence is MVEAIYRCAKCGREVKLDLSITRDLRCPYCGSKILYKPRPKVPRRVKAI
- a CDS encoding ribosomal biogenesis protein — encoded protein: MMLITTSHRPTRRTRSFGHDLEKVFPNSLYMTRGKKTIQELLMEAYDRGYERLLILNVWKGNPLKMTFIKVDPKDWGYLGYLYLHGIKLQREMGFKGLNPIREDMPLIVTTAKRVGLDHLAFAQVFAELTTGKFVPRGDKSLTSIADRYNTDVLAVIERHPRGMSINFYRLDVTKERPVGPLINVKIWIMEDGRRWDYKEALRIKVPRRREGEGKEGKRENSD
- the pcc1 gene encoding KEOPS complex subunit Pcc1, translated to MKAKKVRGRIVIEFPSEDIAKVVYEAVLYEHLSVPYRRSEIKFKLEGKKIIIDIKATDSSAMRGTVNSYLRWIKVAMDAIDL
- a CDS encoding elongation factor EF-2; its protein translation is MGRREEMIAKIKELMLQPERIRNIGIAAHIDHGKTTLSDNLLAGAGMISEELAGKQLVLDFDEQEQARGITINAANVSMVHNYEGKDYLINLIDTPGHVDFGGDVTRAMRAIDGVIIVVDAVEGVMPQTETVVRQALREYVKPVLFINKVDRLIRELKLTPQQMMERFSKIIMDVNRLIQRYAPEEYKKKWMVRVEDGSVAFGSAYYNWALSVPFMQRTGVKFNEIIDLTLKGDNKTLRQKAPLHVVVLDMVVRHLPNPIEAQKYRIPHLWQGDINSDIGQAMLNCDPKGKMVMVVTKIIIDKHAGEVATGRVWSGTVKSGMEVYLINSKRKARIQQVGIYMGPERINMDAVPAGNIVAVTGLRDAMAGETVAQEQIEPFEALHYVSEPVVTVAIEAKNVKDLPRLIEALRQLAKEDPTLHVKIDEETGQHLLSGMGELHLEVKLHKLKRDWGIDIEVSEPIVVYRESITKPSPMVEGKSPNKHNRFYIVVEPMPDEIYNAIKEGIIPEGRIKNPKEVAKKLAELGMDYEIARGIVDVYNGNMFLDNTKGIQYLNEVMDLLIDGFHQAMDEGPLAREPVMKVIVRLLDAQVHEDNVHRGPAQIYPAIRTAIHCAMMKAGPVLYEPYQKVIINIPYEYMGAVSREISQRRGQLVDMRQEGEVMTIIAEAPVAEMFGFAGAIRSATSGRALWSTEHAGFKKVPNELAIQIIRQIRQRKGLNPEPPTEKDVCPMF